A genomic segment from Dietzia psychralcaliphila encodes:
- the rsmH gene encoding 16S rRNA (cytosine(1402)-N(4))-methyltransferase RsmH, producing MAEEPDADRAAARSGHIPVFLDRTIELFRPIVESAAAEGRSPVIVDGTLGLGGHTSHLLAEFDDLRVVGVDRDPEALEIATRRLTAYRDRFTPVHARFDDFDLIADSLPADARDEAGPAIDGVLLDFGVSSMQLDVAERGFAYSVDSPLDMRMDPTTGPTAADILADYTRDDLARIFRVYGEERFARQIASAIVRRRETDPISSSAQLVELLYDTIPQGARRTGGHPGKRVFQALRIEVNAELEAVENAVPGYLDLLRGDGRAVFMAYHSLEDKIVKRELTTRTASRTPAGLPVELPGHGPEFEAVTRGAEKASQSEIDHNPRSASVRVRCVRRIDGRTP from the coding sequence ATGGCGGAAGAGCCCGACGCCGACCGCGCGGCTGCCCGGTCCGGTCACATCCCCGTCTTCCTCGACCGCACCATCGAACTCTTCCGGCCGATAGTCGAGTCCGCCGCCGCCGAGGGCCGTAGCCCGGTGATCGTGGACGGCACGCTCGGCCTGGGCGGGCACACCTCACACCTCCTCGCCGAATTCGACGACCTGAGGGTGGTCGGGGTGGACCGTGACCCCGAAGCACTCGAGATCGCCACTCGCAGACTCACCGCCTACCGGGATCGGTTCACTCCCGTGCACGCGCGTTTCGACGACTTCGACCTGATCGCGGACAGCCTCCCCGCCGATGCCAGGGACGAGGCCGGCCCGGCGATCGACGGCGTCCTGCTCGACTTCGGCGTCTCCTCGATGCAGCTCGACGTGGCCGAGCGAGGATTCGCGTACTCGGTCGATTCGCCGCTGGACATGAGGATGGACCCCACCACGGGTCCGACCGCTGCCGACATCCTGGCGGACTACACGCGTGATGACCTCGCCAGGATCTTCCGGGTCTACGGCGAGGAGCGGTTCGCCCGACAAATCGCCTCCGCGATCGTGCGCCGCCGTGAGACCGATCCGATCTCCTCGAGTGCCCAGCTGGTCGAGTTGCTCTACGACACCATCCCGCAGGGCGCCCGACGCACCGGTGGGCATCCCGGCAAGCGCGTGTTCCAGGCACTGCGCATCGAGGTCAACGCCGAGCTCGAGGCGGTGGAGAACGCGGTACCCGGATACCTGGACCTGCTGAGGGGGGACGGGCGGGCCGTGTTCATGGCCTACCACTCGCTCGAGGACAAGATCGTCAAGCGGGAACTGACCACGCGCACCGCCTCGCGCACCCCGGCCGGCCTGCCGGTGGAACTGCCCGGCCACGGGCCGGAGTTCGAGGCAGTGACCCGCGGAGCGGAGAAGGCCTCACAGTCCGAGATCGATCACAACCCGCGCTCGGCCTCGGTCCGGGTGCGATGCGTCCGGCGTATCGACGGGAGAACCCCATGA